The Vidua chalybeata isolate OUT-0048 chromosome 6, bVidCha1 merged haplotype, whole genome shotgun sequence genome has a segment encoding these proteins:
- the E2F8 gene encoding transcription factor E2F8 isoform X1, whose product MRPAGGEMGAGDKENEHSEPCKNVLKTPLKQAATSQLVLTERQPDCQPLTTPPKPKETPPADPWTPTSNLKMLISAASPEIRSREQRRQLSDSSSEVLQTKHCLQEHLLGDEYEKSQPSRKEKSLGLLCHKFLARYPDYPSPSQKSYICLDEVTEELHVERRRIYDIVNVLESLHMVSRLARNRYVWHGRHNLPQTLQALKKVGEENKYIQQIQMIKKREYEHEFDPDGERNEEMASSFGSSEQSEMSFVELPGVEFRAASVNGRKYKSLRVMSQKFVMLFLVSTPQIVSLEVAAKILIGEDQLEDLDKSKFKTKIRRLYDIANVLSSLKLIKKVHVTEERGRKPAFKWTGPEVLPNTQDTKLEATSTTSSPPISESITSKEQCSKALFPSKGKQSFTRHSSLIKLVKSIENDRRKIQSAPTSPVKISASTYQSLPVFPNTIAQFPAITKHQLEGQSKTAEEMQMKYALSSPEPVPKSEPSQQPALSQPLGVCPASHSSVSPVILPHLQSGVSYAIYLHPSQAHTVTTYSPGFMLQPLPCANVTGIKSNNSKVLNKITTEEGDIQRGLDEPTKSLAAEERPETKSETSQRCLKRSQALPETNLIKRRKSDEESLDTSLGESAKNEKPPSNSSQTNHEVDNVQEERPNETKTVDQNMASCCDQCTKENIPEDEDKIKTKQDIPVAFAIPAPETFFPSGYLIPLTHCTHSNKAECSTKEKAGVCSLQHTAYSSPITGVIPMPASELKTVNIPAFHITPLNIMLSPNSIAAAPVLSNSCLNSSSTSSAPNPSSSALNFMLQHIGLIPAGVQIPANPVLQHMPVSSQSENISHSSGSTNVQEGKPSAPKEPQEPQAVTENFFRTPGGPNTEPALSANSDGTQRTSQGTLYIPQRKLEVSED is encoded by the exons ATGAGGCCGGCGGGCGGGGAGATGGGAGCCGGCGACAAG GAAAATGAGCATTCTGAGCCATGCAAAAATGTACTGAAAACCCCTTTGAAACAAGCGGCTACCTCACAATTGGTACTGACAGAGAGACAGCCTGACTGTCAGCCTCTAACCACACCCCCAAAACCGAAGGAAAcccctccagcagatccatgGACACCTACTTCCAACCTGAAAATGCTGATTAGTGCAGCCAGTCCTGAGATTAGGAGCAGAGAACAGAGAAGGCAACTGTCAGACAGTTCAAGTGAGGTCCTACAGACAAAACACTGTTTGCAG GAGCACTTATTGGGGGATGAATATGAAAAATCTCAGCCAAGTCGCAAAGAGAAAAGTCTCGGATTACTGTGTCATAAATTCTTAGCTCGGTATCCTGATTACCCCAGCCCTTCACAGAAAAGTTACATTTGCCTTGATGAAGTCACTGAAGAGCTAC ACGTGGAGCGTAGGCGCATCTATGACATTGTGAACGTGCTGGAGAGCCTACACATGGTGAGCCGCCTGGCCAGGAACAGATATGTCTGGCACGGGCGCCACAACCTCCCCCAGACCCTGCAGGCCCTGAAAAAGGTGGGGGAAGAGAACAAATACATACAGCAAATCCAGATGATCAAGAAAAGAGAGTATGAGCATGAATTTGATCCTGACGGTGAAAGGAATGAAGAAATGGCAAGTTCTTTTGGCTCAAGTGAGCAGTCAGAAATGTCTTTTGTCGAGCTCCCAGGAGTGGAATTTCGTGCTG CATCAGTGAATGGCAGGAAATACAAGTCCTTACGAGTGATGAGTCAGAAATTTGTGATGCTGTTTCTTGTATCAACACCTCAAATAGTAAGCCTTGAAGTTGCTGCTAAAATCCTGATTGGAGAAGATCAGTTAGAAGACTTAGATAAAAGCAAGTTTAAAA ccAAAATTAGAAGACTTTATGACATAGCAAATGTTCTCAGCAGCCTTAAGCTTATCAAAAAAGTTCATGTTACAGAGGAGAGAGGTAGAAAACCAGCATTCAAGTGGACAGGACCTGAGGTCTTGCCAAATACTCAGG atacAAAACTTGAAGCAACTTCTACAACCTCTTCCCCACCTATTTCAGAATCCATCACTTCCAAAGAGCAGTGCTCAAAAGCCCTTTTTCCttcaaaaggaaagcaaagcttcACTCGGCATTCATCTCTAATAAAATTAGTTAAGAGTATAGAGAACGACAGAAGGAAGATCCAGTCTGCTCCAACCAGCCCAGTTAAAATAAGTGCCA GTACTTATCAAAGTTTACCAGTTTTCCCAAATACAATAGCTCAGTTTCCAGCAATCACTAAACATCAGCTGGAAGGACAATCCAA GACAGCAGAAGAGATGCAAATGAAATATGCCCTGTCCTCACCTGAGCCTGTCCCCAAGTCTGAGCCCTctcagcagccagctctgagcCAGCCCCTCGGGGTGTGCCCTGCAAGCCACAGCTCCGTGTCACCAGTCATCCTACCTCATCTTCAGTCTGGGGTTTCATATGCAATCTATCTGCACCCTTCCCAAGCCCACACAGTGACAACCTACAGCCCAGGCTTCATGTTGCAGCCTCTGCCATGTGCTAACGTAACTGGAATTAAGAGTAATAATTCaaaagtattaaataaaataaccaCTGAGGAAGGGGACATTCAGAGAGGTCTGGATGAGCCTACAAAATCCTTGGCAGCTGAAGAAAGACCTGAAACGAAATCAGAAACATCTCAGCGGTGCCTTAAAAGGTCACAAGCACTACCAGAGACTAATTTAATTAAAAGGCGTAAAAGTGATGAAGAAAGCCTTGATACTTCTTTG GGAGAATCCGCTAAGAATGAAAAACCACCTTCCAATAGCTCACAAACTAATCATGAAGTGGACAATGTCCAGGAAGAGAGACCAAATGAAACCAAAACAGTAGATCAAAACATGGCAAGTTGCTGTGACCAGtgtacaaaagaaaatattccagaagatgaagataaaatcaaaacaaaacaagacataCCTGTAGCATTTGCCATTCCTGCTCCTGAG ACTTTTTTTCCATCTGGTTATCTTATTCCTCTGACTCACTGCACCCATAGCAACAAGGCAGAGTGCTCCACTAAAGAGAAGGCTGGGGTGTGttctctgcagcacacagcCTACAGCTCTCCCATCACTG GGGTCATTCCAATGCCAGCCTCAGAACTGAAGACAGTCaatattcctgcttttcatATAACACCCTTGAACATAATGCTGTCACCAAATTCCATAGCTGCTGCACCTGTACTGAGCAACTCCTGCCTCAATTCGAGCAGTACCAGTTCTGCCCCAAATCCAAGCTCTTCAGCTCTGAACTTTATGCTGCAACACATAGGACTAATCCCTGCTGGTGTGCAAATTCCTGCAAATCCCGTTCTTCAGCACATGCCAGTCTCTTCCCAATCAGAAAATATCAGCCACAGTTCAGGGAGCACAAACGTGCAAGAAGGGAAG CCTTCTGCTCCAAAGGAACCTCAGGAGCCTCAGGCAGTTACAGAGAACTTTTTCCGCACACCAGGAGGGCCAAACACAGAACCTGCACTATCTGCA
- the E2F8 gene encoding transcription factor E2F8 isoform X2, with protein sequence MRPAGGEMGAGDKENEHSEPCKNVLKTPLKQAATSQLVLTERQPDCQPLTTPPKPKETPPADPWTPTSNLKMLISAASPEIRSREQRRQLSDSSSEVLQTKHCLQEHLLGDEYEKSQPSRKEKSLGLLCHKFLARYPDYPSPSQKSYICLDEVTEELHVERRRIYDIVNVLESLHMVSRLARNRYVWHGRHNLPQTLQALKKVGEENKYIQQIQMIKKREYEHEFDPDGERNEEMASSFGSSEQSEMSFVELPGVEFRAASVNGRKYKSLRVMSQKFVMLFLVSTPQIVSLEVAAKILIGEDQLEDLDKSKFKTKIRRLYDIANVLSSLKLIKKVHVTEERGRKPAFKWTGPEVLPNTQDTKLEATSTTSSPPISESITSKEQCSKALFPSKGKQSFTRHSSLIKLVKSIENDRRKIQSAPTSPVKISASTYQSLPVFPNTIAQFPAITKHQLEGQSKTAEEMQMKYALSSPEPVPKSEPSQQPALSQPLGVCPASHSSVSPVILPHLQSGVSYAIYLHPSQAHTVTTYSPGFMLQPLPCANVTGIKSNNSKVLNKITTEEGDIQRGLDEPTKSLAAEERPETKSETSQRCLKRSQALPETNLIKRRKSDEESLDTSLGESAKNEKPPSNSSQTNHEVDNVQEERPNETKTVDQNMASCCDQCTKENIPEDEDKIKTKQDIPVAFAIPAPETFFPSGYLIPLTHCTHSNKAECSTKEKAGVCSLQHTAYSSPITGVIPMPASELKTVNIPAFHITPLNIMLSPNSIAAAPVLSNSCLNSSSTSSAPNPSSSALNFMLQHIGLIPAGVQIPANPVLQHMPVSSQSENISHSSGSTNVQEGKKSALPKKS encoded by the exons ATGAGGCCGGCGGGCGGGGAGATGGGAGCCGGCGACAAG GAAAATGAGCATTCTGAGCCATGCAAAAATGTACTGAAAACCCCTTTGAAACAAGCGGCTACCTCACAATTGGTACTGACAGAGAGACAGCCTGACTGTCAGCCTCTAACCACACCCCCAAAACCGAAGGAAAcccctccagcagatccatgGACACCTACTTCCAACCTGAAAATGCTGATTAGTGCAGCCAGTCCTGAGATTAGGAGCAGAGAACAGAGAAGGCAACTGTCAGACAGTTCAAGTGAGGTCCTACAGACAAAACACTGTTTGCAG GAGCACTTATTGGGGGATGAATATGAAAAATCTCAGCCAAGTCGCAAAGAGAAAAGTCTCGGATTACTGTGTCATAAATTCTTAGCTCGGTATCCTGATTACCCCAGCCCTTCACAGAAAAGTTACATTTGCCTTGATGAAGTCACTGAAGAGCTAC ACGTGGAGCGTAGGCGCATCTATGACATTGTGAACGTGCTGGAGAGCCTACACATGGTGAGCCGCCTGGCCAGGAACAGATATGTCTGGCACGGGCGCCACAACCTCCCCCAGACCCTGCAGGCCCTGAAAAAGGTGGGGGAAGAGAACAAATACATACAGCAAATCCAGATGATCAAGAAAAGAGAGTATGAGCATGAATTTGATCCTGACGGTGAAAGGAATGAAGAAATGGCAAGTTCTTTTGGCTCAAGTGAGCAGTCAGAAATGTCTTTTGTCGAGCTCCCAGGAGTGGAATTTCGTGCTG CATCAGTGAATGGCAGGAAATACAAGTCCTTACGAGTGATGAGTCAGAAATTTGTGATGCTGTTTCTTGTATCAACACCTCAAATAGTAAGCCTTGAAGTTGCTGCTAAAATCCTGATTGGAGAAGATCAGTTAGAAGACTTAGATAAAAGCAAGTTTAAAA ccAAAATTAGAAGACTTTATGACATAGCAAATGTTCTCAGCAGCCTTAAGCTTATCAAAAAAGTTCATGTTACAGAGGAGAGAGGTAGAAAACCAGCATTCAAGTGGACAGGACCTGAGGTCTTGCCAAATACTCAGG atacAAAACTTGAAGCAACTTCTACAACCTCTTCCCCACCTATTTCAGAATCCATCACTTCCAAAGAGCAGTGCTCAAAAGCCCTTTTTCCttcaaaaggaaagcaaagcttcACTCGGCATTCATCTCTAATAAAATTAGTTAAGAGTATAGAGAACGACAGAAGGAAGATCCAGTCTGCTCCAACCAGCCCAGTTAAAATAAGTGCCA GTACTTATCAAAGTTTACCAGTTTTCCCAAATACAATAGCTCAGTTTCCAGCAATCACTAAACATCAGCTGGAAGGACAATCCAA GACAGCAGAAGAGATGCAAATGAAATATGCCCTGTCCTCACCTGAGCCTGTCCCCAAGTCTGAGCCCTctcagcagccagctctgagcCAGCCCCTCGGGGTGTGCCCTGCAAGCCACAGCTCCGTGTCACCAGTCATCCTACCTCATCTTCAGTCTGGGGTTTCATATGCAATCTATCTGCACCCTTCCCAAGCCCACACAGTGACAACCTACAGCCCAGGCTTCATGTTGCAGCCTCTGCCATGTGCTAACGTAACTGGAATTAAGAGTAATAATTCaaaagtattaaataaaataaccaCTGAGGAAGGGGACATTCAGAGAGGTCTGGATGAGCCTACAAAATCCTTGGCAGCTGAAGAAAGACCTGAAACGAAATCAGAAACATCTCAGCGGTGCCTTAAAAGGTCACAAGCACTACCAGAGACTAATTTAATTAAAAGGCGTAAAAGTGATGAAGAAAGCCTTGATACTTCTTTG GGAGAATCCGCTAAGAATGAAAAACCACCTTCCAATAGCTCACAAACTAATCATGAAGTGGACAATGTCCAGGAAGAGAGACCAAATGAAACCAAAACAGTAGATCAAAACATGGCAAGTTGCTGTGACCAGtgtacaaaagaaaatattccagaagatgaagataaaatcaaaacaaaacaagacataCCTGTAGCATTTGCCATTCCTGCTCCTGAG ACTTTTTTTCCATCTGGTTATCTTATTCCTCTGACTCACTGCACCCATAGCAACAAGGCAGAGTGCTCCACTAAAGAGAAGGCTGGGGTGTGttctctgcagcacacagcCTACAGCTCTCCCATCACTG GGGTCATTCCAATGCCAGCCTCAGAACTGAAGACAGTCaatattcctgcttttcatATAACACCCTTGAACATAATGCTGTCACCAAATTCCATAGCTGCTGCACCTGTACTGAGCAACTCCTGCCTCAATTCGAGCAGTACCAGTTCTGCCCCAAATCCAAGCTCTTCAGCTCTGAACTTTATGCTGCAACACATAGGACTAATCCCTGCTGGTGTGCAAATTCCTGCAAATCCCGTTCTTCAGCACATGCCAGTCTCTTCCCAATCAGAAAATATCAGCCACAGTTCAGGGAGCACAAACGTGCAAGAAGGGAAG AAATCAGCATTGCCCAAAAAGAGCTAG